One part of the Entelurus aequoreus isolate RoL-2023_Sb linkage group LG05, RoL_Eaeq_v1.1, whole genome shotgun sequence genome encodes these proteins:
- the LOC133649903 gene encoding transmembrane protein 125-like has product MTRIYPVRMPETQLLYPPRHTFHQPPRLYLDLLQRRAVEDQVDLWWFREPRRSLMCYCASVALILGLGLGGVCLLTTITTSMSSEWRLGVGTTLCLLSLAVLLKQLLSSAIQDMHCVHSRRRIDQLKSGGRADPALILAVGVALMLCGTVLLCVTTIDKARSQGDDGAEMLASSLVLMAAGLGMVLAVVGYSVLVYLKRRRERTRRVNAIRARRLGVGSVRVFCVSGGQLDQNRREMASSRTSLI; this is encoded by the exons ATGACCCGCATCTAT CCCGTCAGGATGCCTGAAACACAGCTTCTCTACCCACCTCGTCACACCTTTCATCAGCCTCCAAGGCTTTACCTGGACCTGCTCCAGAGGCGTGCCGTGGAGGACCAGGTCGACCTGTGGTGGTTCCGAGAGCCACGTCGCTCCCTTATGTGTTACTGCGCTTCAGTTGCCCTCATATTAGGTCTGGGCCTGGGTGGTGTGTGTCTCCTGACCACCATCACCACCAGCATGTCCAGCGAGTGGCGCCTGGGGGTGGGCACCACCCTGTGTCTCCTATCACTGGCCGTCCTGCTCAAGCAGCTTCTCAGCTCCGCCATCCAGGACATGCACTGCGTGCACAGTCGGCGCCGAATCGACCAGCTGAAGAGTGGTGGACGGGCTGACCCGGCACTGATTCTGGCTGTCGGCGTGGCGCTGATGCTGTGTGGTACAGTTCTACTCTGTGTGACCACGATCGACAAGGCCAGAAGCCAAGGGGATGACGGTGCGGAAATGCTGGCGTCGAGTTTGGTCCTGATGGCGGCCGGACTTGGCATGGTTCTGGCTGTAGTGGGATACTCGGTGCTGGTCTACCTTAAGAGAAGAAGGGAGCGGACCAGGAGGGTGAACGCTATCAGAGCGAGGAGGCTGGGAGTCGGGTCAGTCCGTGTGTTCTGTGTCTCGggaggccagctggaccagaacAGAAGAGAGATGGCCTCCAGCAGAACCAGTCTGATTTAA